The following coding sequences are from one Streptomyces sp. NBC_01294 window:
- a CDS encoding DUF6049 family protein — MAEAADIQGASPAPVRRRWLRRAIVLLAGTPVLAGLIYSPATKAEATQASSVDVQLVSLAPTAPVKGDTLTIQGTVVNTGPETITEAHVGLRVGPALVDRASIDEAAERNGFRAGTDPGEIDPAHAVKIASLPSKVSQPFTLTIPVNKLELDKDGVYQLGVSLSGVTESRPSEQVLGIERTFLPWQPEAAAKRSQLTYAWPLISTTRVTAETGSDELQTPVFLDDSLAEELGPGGRLEQMVTLGKDLPVTWVIDPDLLYTVDAMTKGYRVRTPGGKSVQGKKKAVAEQWLSSLEAAVQGKKVVALPFADPDLASLAHHGKDVSGTLGQLRPATDKAKQAVETVLHVPASTDFSWPVNGAIDPSIVNVATSAGAHNVLTRSDSLMESGALGYTPSAARPIGAGTTAVVADAELSTAFEGDMLNAGNSTLAVQRFLAHSLALNLQKTDEQRSFVVTPQRMPTTSQVQTMAAAVRGLQAGRWTQPADLEAAAAAKPDPRAATQVPGAGQYPEDLRKQELPVSAFEKIRTTQNTLDHFKVILAAPERVEIPFGNTINREMSTSWRGRPDEARLYRDQVQDYLIGLTEKVKVVPKSDATLSGHSATIPVSVQNSLVQDVHDLVLRVKSANPTRLMFGKSGQAEQQVTVQGDHTQTVKFTANATASGPVEVTAQLFTKDGVPYGKARTFTVEATEITPTVMLVIAGGVLLLVLAGIKMYASRKRVAARAAAEESTQQSDESPDTGVQSTDGSGTSETVDR; from the coding sequence GTGGCCGAGGCGGCAGACATCCAGGGGGCGTCCCCCGCTCCTGTCCGGCGCCGCTGGCTGCGGCGCGCGATCGTGCTGCTCGCCGGGACGCCCGTGCTCGCCGGGCTGATCTACTCTCCCGCCACGAAGGCCGAGGCCACGCAGGCCTCCTCCGTCGACGTCCAGCTGGTCTCCCTGGCGCCCACTGCCCCGGTCAAGGGCGACACCCTCACCATCCAGGGCACCGTGGTCAACACCGGCCCCGAGACGATCACCGAGGCGCACGTCGGCCTGCGGGTCGGGCCCGCACTCGTGGACCGGGCCTCCATCGACGAGGCGGCGGAGCGCAACGGCTTCCGCGCCGGCACCGACCCGGGCGAGATCGACCCGGCCCATGCGGTCAAGATCGCTTCCCTGCCGTCGAAGGTCAGCCAGCCCTTCACGCTCACGATCCCGGTGAACAAGCTCGAACTGGACAAGGACGGCGTCTACCAGCTCGGCGTCTCCCTGTCCGGGGTGACCGAGAGCCGCCCGTCGGAACAGGTCCTGGGCATCGAGCGGACCTTCCTGCCGTGGCAGCCGGAGGCGGCCGCCAAGCGCTCCCAGCTCACCTACGCCTGGCCGCTGATCTCCACCACGCGCGTCACGGCGGAGACGGGCTCCGACGAGCTCCAGACCCCCGTCTTCCTCGACGATTCCCTCGCCGAGGAGCTCGGGCCGGGCGGTCGCCTGGAGCAGATGGTCACGCTCGGCAAGGACCTGCCGGTCACCTGGGTCATCGACCCCGACCTGCTCTACACGGTCGACGCGATGACCAAGGGCTACCGGGTCCGCACCCCGGGCGGAAAGTCCGTCCAGGGGAAGAAGAAGGCCGTCGCCGAGCAGTGGCTGAGTTCACTGGAAGCCGCCGTGCAGGGCAAGAAGGTCGTCGCCCTGCCCTTCGCCGACCCCGATCTCGCCTCTCTCGCCCACCACGGCAAGGACGTCTCGGGCACCCTGGGCCAGCTGCGTCCCGCCACCGACAAGGCGAAGCAGGCCGTCGAGACGGTCCTGCACGTCCCCGCGTCCACCGACTTCTCCTGGCCCGTGAACGGCGCCATCGATCCCTCGATCGTCAACGTCGCCACCTCGGCCGGCGCCCACAACGTCCTCACCCGCAGCGACAGCCTCATGGAGAGCGGAGCGCTCGGCTACACGCCCTCGGCCGCCCGGCCCATCGGCGCGGGCACCACCGCCGTCGTGGCGGACGCAGAGCTGTCCACCGCCTTCGAGGGCGACATGCTGAACGCCGGCAACTCCACCCTCGCCGTGCAGCGGTTCCTCGCCCACAGCCTCGCCCTGAACCTGCAGAAGACCGACGAGCAGCGCAGCTTCGTCGTCACCCCGCAGCGGATGCCCACCACCAGCCAGGTGCAGACCATGGCCGCCGCCGTACGCGGGCTCCAGGCGGGCCGCTGGACGCAGCCCGCGGACCTCGAGGCCGCGGCCGCCGCCAAGCCCGACCCCCGGGCCGCCACGCAGGTGCCCGGGGCCGGCCAGTACCCCGAGGACCTGCGCAAGCAGGAGCTTCCGGTGTCGGCCTTCGAGAAGATCCGCACCACGCAGAACACCCTCGACCACTTCAAGGTCATCCTCGCCGCGCCCGAGCGCGTGGAGATCCCCTTCGGCAACACCATCAACCGGGAGATGTCCACGTCCTGGCGCGGACGCCCCGATGAGGCCCGCCTCTACCGGGACCAGGTGCAGGACTACCTGATCGGTCTGACCGAGAAGGTCAAGGTCGTCCCCAAGTCCGACGCCACCCTGTCCGGACACAGCGCCACCATCCCGGTCAGCGTCCAGAACAGCCTCGTCCAGGACGTCCACGACCTCGTCCTGCGGGTGAAGTCCGCCAACCCGACCCGCCTGATGTTCGGCAAGAGCGGCCAGGCCGAACAGCAGGTCACCGTCCAGGGCGACCACACCCAGACGGTCAAGTTCACCGCCAACGCCACCGCGAGCGGCCCCGTCGAGGTCACCGCGCAGCTCTTCACCAAGGACGGCGTCCCCTACGGCAAGGCCCGCACCTTCACCGTCGAGGCCACCGAGATCACCCCCACCGTCATGCTCGTCATCGCAGGCGGTGTGCTCCTCCTGGTCCTGGCGGGCATCAAGATGTACGCCAGCCGCAAGCGCGTCGCGGCCCGCGCGGCCGCCGAGGAGAGCACGCAGCAGAGTGACGAGTCCCCGGACACCGGAGTGCAAAGCACCGACGGGTCCGGCACGAGTGAGACAGTGGACCGTTGA